The following proteins are encoded in a genomic region of Mahella australiensis 50-1 BON:
- a CDS encoding 50S ribosomal protein L25 yields MAERVALAIEKRQETGSGAAARLRRSGMIPGVVYGKSIAPINVKVPVKELREIISKHGRNAVLNLNIEGQTLAAVIKDLQHDLMGTQYEHVDFQHILMNEVIKTKVPIRLQGEGLIESKGGLVMLQLDELDVECLPDSLPEVIEIDVSDMEVGQSLKVADINVPENVRIISNPDEIVLAVMETKSGIQEIENEENNEEEQL; encoded by the coding sequence ATGGCAGAAAGAGTAGCTTTAGCAATAGAAAAACGACAAGAAACAGGCAGCGGAGCTGCGGCGCGCTTGCGCAGAAGTGGCATGATACCAGGTGTGGTATACGGCAAAAGTATTGCGCCGATTAATGTAAAAGTGCCTGTCAAAGAGCTTCGTGAGATTATATCAAAACATGGTCGTAACGCGGTGCTGAATCTGAATATTGAAGGGCAAACGCTGGCCGCTGTTATAAAGGACTTACAACATGATTTAATGGGTACACAGTACGAACACGTGGATTTTCAACATATACTCATGAACGAGGTCATAAAGACAAAAGTACCCATACGTCTTCAAGGAGAAGGCTTGATAGAGAGCAAAGGTGGCCTGGTGATGCTTCAATTGGATGAATTGGATGTGGAATGTTTGCCAGATAGCCTGCCGGAAGTTATAGAGATCGATGTATCGGATATGGAAGTAGGACAGAGCTTGAAAGTCGCCGATATAAACGTTCCGGAAAATGTACGCATAATTTCCAATCCCGATGAAATTGTGCTAGCCGTAATGGAGACTAAATCGGGGATACAAGAAATCGAAAATGAGGAAAATAACGAGGAAGAACAATTATAA
- the thiI gene encoding tRNA uracil 4-sulfurtransferase ThiI — MNNTVILIRYGEIHLKGLNRPFFENTLVRNIRHALAGFDNAEVLKGEGRFYVRGIEPQRIDEAITRIRKVFGIVSISVAAEVDKDMDVIKAVSVEQMKRAYKTGSTTFKVESRRSDKTFPYKSPDISREVGGYILESIDGLKVDVHMPDVVLNIEIRENAYIYYNRIDGPGGMPVGTAGKAMLLISGGIDSPVAGYMIAKRGVELSAVHYYSFPYTSQRARDKVEDICRILSAYTGPIKIHMVPFTDIQQAIYERCPDNQLTILTRRFMMRIAQKLARQNGCKAIVTGESIGQVASQTIDSLAVTEAAVDMLVLRPLIAFDKVEIMDAAKKIGTYETSILPYEDCCTVFLPRHPVTKPKLEAIENSEELLDIEYLEQCAIENMEIVPIKA; from the coding sequence TTGAACAATACCGTTATATTGATACGATACGGCGAGATACATCTTAAAGGACTCAATAGGCCTTTTTTTGAGAATACACTGGTCAGAAACATAAGGCATGCATTAGCGGGATTTGACAATGCTGAAGTGCTCAAAGGCGAGGGGCGTTTCTACGTAAGGGGCATTGAACCGCAGAGAATAGATGAAGCTATAACTAGAATAAGGAAAGTTTTCGGCATAGTATCGATAAGCGTTGCGGCAGAAGTGGACAAGGATATGGATGTCATAAAGGCTGTTTCTGTTGAGCAGATGAAACGTGCATACAAAACCGGCAGTACAACTTTCAAGGTTGAAAGCCGGCGTTCGGATAAAACATTTCCGTATAAATCGCCGGATATAAGTAGAGAAGTCGGCGGTTATATATTGGAAAGCATCGATGGCTTAAAAGTAGACGTCCATATGCCGGATGTCGTATTGAATATTGAGATACGCGAGAACGCTTATATATATTATAACCGCATAGATGGCCCCGGAGGTATGCCTGTGGGGACTGCCGGGAAAGCCATGCTCCTCATATCAGGCGGGATAGATAGCCCGGTAGCCGGATATATGATAGCCAAACGAGGTGTGGAGCTGTCAGCAGTGCATTACTATAGCTTTCCATATACCAGCCAGCGGGCAAGGGATAAAGTCGAGGACATATGCCGTATATTGAGCGCTTATACCGGCCCTATAAAAATTCATATGGTGCCGTTTACCGATATACAACAAGCCATATATGAGCGCTGTCCCGATAATCAGCTTACCATTTTGACGCGGCGCTTCATGATGCGAATAGCCCAGAAACTTGCTCGGCAAAATGGCTGCAAGGCTATTGTGACCGGCGAAAGCATTGGCCAAGTGGCTAGCCAAACGATAGATAGCCTGGCTGTTACTGAGGCGGCGGTTGATATGTTGGTATTAAGGCCACTCATAGCTTTCGATAAAGTAGAGATAATGGATGCAGCTAAGAAGATAGGCACATATGAAACCTCTATATTGCCTTATGAGGACTGCTGCACAGTATTTTTGCCGCGCCATCCGGTTACCAAACCCAAATTAGAAGCTATAGAGAATTCTGAAGAATTACTGGATATAGAGTATCTAGAGCAATGTGCTATAGAAAATATGGAAATAGTACCTATAAAAGCTTGA
- a CDS encoding cysteine desulfurase family protein, translated as MPKEVYLDNSATTVVLPRAIQDMEECFLCSYGNPSSLHQKGIEAERILKHARHIIADSIGADDKSIIFTGSGTEANNLAIQGVAHTYARFGKHLITTSIEHPSVLNTFKALEDEGFSVSYIGADRYGNIDIDEMNATIRCDTVLVSVMYVNNEVGSILPVQDIGSLLNRSDHRIIFHVDAVQAYGKLSLKPLMPFADLMTVSAHKIHGPKGIAALYIREGTRIKPLIYGGGQERDIRSGTENVPGAAGFAAAVEALSDKSFVYLLSLKQMLAKGILEAVPNASINGPDVDKGAPHILNISFNGVRGEVLVHALEQEGIYVSTGSACSSRKQKVSHVLKAMGLPTASCESAIRFSLSTLNTQDDIEYTINAVRQIVPSLMRFSRR; from the coding sequence ATGCCAAAAGAAGTATATCTTGACAACAGCGCTACTACAGTGGTATTGCCTCGGGCAATACAAGATATGGAAGAATGCTTTTTGTGCAGCTATGGGAATCCGTCGTCGCTGCATCAAAAGGGCATTGAGGCCGAGAGAATTCTGAAACATGCCAGGCATATTATAGCTGATTCCATCGGCGCAGACGATAAAAGCATTATTTTCACAGGCAGCGGTACCGAGGCCAATAATCTGGCCATACAAGGCGTAGCGCATACCTATGCGCGCTTTGGTAAGCATTTGATAACTACCAGTATTGAGCACCCATCGGTGCTCAATACTTTTAAAGCGCTGGAGGACGAGGGTTTCAGCGTATCGTATATAGGCGCAGATCGGTACGGTAACATCGATATAGATGAGATGAACGCTACTATAAGGTGCGACACTGTGTTGGTGAGCGTTATGTACGTGAACAACGAGGTGGGCTCAATATTGCCGGTACAGGATATAGGTTCGCTATTAAATAGAAGTGATCATCGTATTATCTTTCATGTCGACGCTGTACAGGCTTACGGCAAACTATCTTTAAAGCCCCTCATGCCATTTGCCGATCTTATGACCGTCAGCGCACATAAAATACATGGCCCCAAAGGCATCGCGGCTCTGTATATACGCGAAGGTACAAGGATTAAACCTCTTATATATGGTGGAGGTCAAGAGAGGGATATACGTTCGGGTACAGAGAATGTGCCCGGAGCAGCAGGTTTTGCTGCCGCAGTAGAGGCGTTGTCAGATAAAAGTTTCGTTTATCTTTTAAGTCTGAAACAGATGCTGGCCAAAGGCATACTGGAGGCTGTGCCCAACGCCAGTATAAATGGGCCGGATGTGGATAAAGGAGCGCCGCATATATTGAATATTTCTTTCAATGGCGTGAGAGGAGAGGTGCTGGTCCATGCTTTGGAGCAGGAAGGTATATATGTCAGCACGGGTTCGGCTTGTTCATCTAGAAAACAAAAGGTGAGCCATGTGCTCAAAGCCATGGGCTTGCCAACAGCTTCATGTGAAAGTGCTATAAGGTTCAGTTTGTCAACATTGAATACCCAAGATGATATAGAATATACTATAAATGCGGTGAGACAAATAGTGCCATCGCTGATGCGTTTTAGCAGGAGGTAG
- a CDS encoding DUF6106 family protein has translation MENDFLKKGGFHLMDNFHEEVVMKDKTTMDSLLYVLSYIAMIVFGILALFMLMNILPLLLSGQFAMAIAPAILLVAFGGLAYLAYVTRNKQSTEYEYTFTNGELDVAAVIMNNKRKKLLSANAKEFESIAPVSDDSYKRLANSMKDMKVYKAFRNNDVDRLYYGLFNHDGVRSILLFEPSEELLNMFKAYIPRNIKVKG, from the coding sequence ATGGAAAATGATTTCCTCAAAAAGGGCGGATTTCACTTAATGGATAATTTCCATGAAGAAGTTGTGATGAAGGATAAGACTACTATGGATTCGCTATTGTATGTCTTAAGTTATATAGCTATGATAGTCTTCGGTATATTGGCGTTATTCATGTTGATGAATATATTACCGCTGCTCTTATCCGGTCAATTTGCTATGGCAATAGCCCCGGCTATATTACTTGTGGCTTTTGGCGGATTGGCTTATTTAGCGTATGTGACCCGCAATAAACAGAGTACTGAATACGAATACACATTTACCAATGGAGAGCTGGATGTAGCAGCTGTTATAATGAATAATAAACGTAAGAAATTGTTATCGGCTAATGCCAAGGAATTTGAGAGTATAGCGCCAGTATCCGATGACAGCTATAAGCGGTTGGCCAATAGTATGAAAGATATGAAAGTATACAAGGCCTTCAGGAATAACGATGTCGATCGCTTGTACTATGGTTTATTTAACCATGACGGCGTAAGGAGTATTTTACTATTTGAGCCTAGCGAAGAGCTTTTGAATATGTTTAAGGCTTATATACCGCGAAATATAAAGGTAAAAGGTTAA
- the rpmF gene encoding 50S ribosomal protein L32 — MAVPKRKTSKARRDKRRANWKLSAPTMMECPQCHKEKLPHHVCPYCGYYDGKKVMKIAEKENKKAV, encoded by the coding sequence ATGGCGGTACCTAAACGCAAAACTTCAAAGGCTAGAAGGGATAAAAGAAGGGCCAATTGGAAATTGAGCGCTCCGACAATGATGGAATGCCCTCAATGCCATAAAGAAAAATTGCCTCATCATGTATGCCCGTATTGTGGGTATTATGATGGCAAAAAGGTAATGAAAATTGCTGAGAAGGAAAACAAAAAAGCAGTATAG
- a CDS encoding YceD family protein encodes MRIDVGALLEQESGIMDFAVDGKLDEFVTKGDSWRLPWSVHVEGTISNSDGILNMKGIITGAILLRCDRCLETFVWPLFIKLEEEFAHTAVSDGDVLNIYEGNYLDIDSIIYNDIVLEIPMKSLCTLECKGLCQKCGVNLNYQRCECERENADIRLAGLSNWFDKNGGER; translated from the coding sequence ATGCGCATAGATGTTGGCGCACTGCTCGAACAAGAAAGCGGAATCATGGACTTTGCAGTGGACGGCAAACTCGATGAGTTCGTAACAAAGGGTGATAGCTGGAGGCTACCGTGGAGCGTGCATGTAGAGGGAACTATAAGCAACAGCGACGGCATATTGAATATGAAAGGGATTATAACGGGTGCTATACTGCTGAGATGCGATCGTTGCCTTGAGACATTCGTGTGGCCGTTGTTTATAAAGTTAGAGGAAGAGTTTGCGCATACGGCTGTTTCTGACGGGGACGTTCTCAATATATATGAAGGGAATTATCTGGATATAGATAGCATCATATACAATGATATAGTACTGGAAATTCCCATGAAATCTCTATGTACCTTGGAATGCAAGGGTTTATGCCAAAAATGTGGCGTTAATCTCAATTATCAGCGCTGTGAATGTGAACGCGAGAACGCCGACATACGCCTTGCTGGCTTGAGCAACTGGTTTGATAAAAATGGAGGTGAACGATAA
- a CDS encoding acetate/propionate family kinase produces the protein MNILVINAGSSSLKYQLIDMTTESVRAKGNVERIGLDGSVLKHQYNGNGKAEIKQDVQDHLEAFKLVIKAITDPEYGVIKDISKISAVGHRMVNGGERFIDPILLTDEIIETMKNEVIEFAPLHNPGALMGMEACRKLMPDTPMVVVVDTEFFKTLPRYAYMYGLPYDVYTQYKIRRYGAHGTSHKYVSLRAAKMLGKAPEEVKLITCHLGNGSSISAVSHGKAIDTSMGFTPLEGLIMGTRSGDLDPAVVTYLMEKKGMSPSEMNDYLNKESGILGISGVSSDLRDVEDAAVAGNERAQLAMDMLCYRAKKYIGSYIAALNGVDALVFTAGIGENNATVRNGICQGLENLGIKLDLEKNKVRGIEADISAEDSKVKVFVVPTNEELMIARETRSIVEGQN, from the coding sequence GTGAATATATTGGTTATAAATGCTGGAAGTTCGTCGCTCAAATATCAGTTGATCGATATGACTACGGAATCGGTGAGGGCTAAAGGCAATGTAGAGAGGATAGGATTAGATGGCTCGGTATTAAAACACCAGTACAATGGAAATGGTAAGGCAGAGATAAAGCAAGATGTGCAAGACCATCTCGAGGCTTTTAAGCTCGTTATAAAGGCTATAACCGATCCTGAATACGGTGTCATAAAGGATATATCGAAAATATCCGCAGTGGGCCATAGGATGGTAAACGGCGGTGAGAGGTTTATAGATCCTATACTGTTGACCGATGAGATAATAGAGACCATGAAGAATGAGGTTATAGAATTTGCGCCGCTGCATAACCCGGGCGCTCTGATGGGAATGGAGGCCTGTCGCAAGCTTATGCCCGATACGCCTATGGTGGTGGTGGTGGATACCGAGTTTTTTAAAACTTTACCGCGATATGCGTATATGTATGGCTTACCGTATGACGTATATACTCAATATAAGATAAGGCGTTACGGCGCCCATGGCACATCTCATAAGTATGTCTCGCTGAGGGCCGCTAAGATGTTGGGCAAGGCTCCCGAAGAGGTTAAATTGATAACGTGCCATTTGGGTAACGGGTCCAGTATCAGCGCTGTAAGTCATGGCAAGGCCATAGATACCAGCATGGGATTTACGCCATTGGAGGGTCTCATAATGGGTACGAGATCAGGCGATCTTGATCCTGCAGTGGTAACATATCTCATGGAGAAAAAAGGCATGTCGCCATCCGAAATGAATGATTACTTGAATAAGGAATCGGGCATACTTGGTATATCAGGCGTTAGCAGCGATTTGCGAGATGTGGAAGATGCTGCGGTAGCGGGCAATGAGAGGGCGCAGTTGGCTATGGATATGCTTTGTTATAGGGCGAAAAAATATATAGGTTCATATATAGCAGCATTAAATGGCGTGGATGCACTGGTGTTTACCGCCGGCATAGGAGAGAATAATGCTACCGTAAGGAATGGTATATGCCAAGGTTTAGAGAATTTGGGCATAAAGCTGGATTTAGAAAAGAATAAAGTGCGCGGCATAGAAGCCGATATAAGCGCAGAAGATTCAAAGGTCAAAGTGTTTGTTGTGCCGACCAATGAAGAGCTCATGATAGCGCGTGAAACCAGGTCCATTGTAGAAGGTCAAAATTGA
- the pta gene encoding phosphate acetyltransferase — MSVLESIKEKAKASKRCIVLAEGTEKRTLKAAESILKEGIAELIMLGDEDEFKKSAPSSVLDGVTFRDPSNSPDTERLAQELYELRKNKGVTIEKARQLVLDPLYYGVMLVKMGQADGMVAGAIHSTPDVLRPALQIIKTAPGIALVSGCFLMEVPNSSYGHDGVFIFADCGVNPNPNAEELAHIAVTSANTFKNLVGAEPRVAMLSFSTKGSAQHELVDKVVQATQIAKQLAPDIALDGELQVDAALVESVAELKAPGSPVGGKANVLIFPDLQAGNIGYKLVERLAGATAVGPICQGIAKPVNDLSRGCKPEDIVDAVAITAVQSM, encoded by the coding sequence ATGAGCGTATTAGAAAGTATAAAGGAAAAAGCAAAAGCTAGTAAACGGTGCATAGTGCTAGCTGAAGGAACGGAAAAGCGAACGCTTAAAGCGGCTGAAAGCATATTAAAAGAAGGCATAGCCGAATTGATAATGCTAGGAGATGAAGACGAGTTTAAGAAATCAGCCCCGTCTTCAGTTCTCGACGGCGTAACCTTTAGAGATCCGTCTAACTCGCCGGATACTGAAAGATTGGCGCAGGAGCTATATGAGCTGCGCAAAAACAAAGGCGTTACCATTGAGAAAGCTCGTCAATTGGTCCTTGATCCGCTATATTATGGTGTCATGCTCGTTAAAATGGGACAAGCAGACGGCATGGTAGCTGGAGCTATACATTCTACGCCGGATGTGCTGCGGCCGGCACTTCAGATCATAAAGACGGCTCCGGGGATAGCACTAGTATCTGGGTGCTTTCTTATGGAAGTGCCAAATAGCAGTTATGGCCACGATGGGGTTTTCATCTTTGCCGATTGTGGTGTAAATCCGAATCCAAACGCTGAGGAATTGGCTCATATAGCCGTTACATCAGCTAATACTTTTAAGAACCTCGTAGGGGCTGAGCCTCGGGTAGCTATGTTATCATTCTCCACCAAAGGCAGTGCTCAGCATGAACTCGTGGATAAAGTAGTGCAGGCTACGCAAATAGCCAAACAACTAGCTCCGGATATAGCTCTGGACGGCGAATTACAGGTGGATGCGGCACTAGTGGAAAGCGTGGCTGAGTTAAAAGCTCCTGGTAGTCCTGTAGGAGGCAAGGCCAACGTATTAATATTCCCAGATTTACAGGCAGGCAATATAGGTTATAAATTAGTAGAGCGTTTGGCCGGTGCTACTGCAGTAGGGCCTATATGTCAGGGTATAGCCAAGCCGGTGAACGATTTATCGCGCGGTTGCAAACCTGAAGATATAGTCGATGCAGTGGCTATTACGGCCGTACAATCTATGTAG
- a CDS encoding YkvI family membrane protein, whose product MMDRNIPTWKIAATYIGTVVGAGFASGQEILQFFAVFGINGLLGLSIATLLFMVFGYIIMDLGRRLDSRSHIEIIKFSGNNWISTFIDYLIIFFLFGALTTMIAGSGAMLAQQFNISGIWGNALMTITATITVLTGLNGVVNSISFVVPFLLISATGISVVSVLNTPSASEITTIASTAGSLVNNWLLSAVLYTSYNILLSVSILAPLGSRAESKKAVNRGALIGSIGLGLGATVIYLALTKSMASVKNLEVPMIFIAGRISYPVQLIYATVLLTEIYTTAVSSLYGFVARITDLRSPLAKFLIIGTAVLAFIASQLGFSTMIKYLYPLAGYGGIVMLVVLVINKMKVSVIK is encoded by the coding sequence ATGATGGATAGAAACATTCCTACGTGGAAGATAGCGGCTACCTATATAGGTACAGTTGTCGGCGCAGGTTTTGCGTCAGGACAGGAGATATTGCAGTTTTTTGCTGTATTCGGCATAAATGGATTATTGGGTTTAAGCATAGCAACCCTTTTATTTATGGTGTTCGGATATATAATTATGGACTTAGGCAGACGTCTCGATTCACGTTCACATATCGAGATAATAAAGTTTTCGGGCAATAATTGGATCAGTACCTTTATAGATTATTTAATAATCTTCTTTTTATTTGGAGCTTTGACCACCATGATAGCCGGCTCAGGCGCTATGTTAGCCCAACAATTCAATATATCCGGTATATGGGGAAACGCTCTTATGACTATAACCGCAACTATAACTGTATTGACCGGTTTGAATGGCGTGGTTAACTCCATAAGTTTTGTTGTACCTTTTCTGCTCATATCGGCTACGGGCATAAGCGTGGTATCGGTATTAAATACACCCTCTGCTTCGGAAATTACAACGATTGCATCAACAGCCGGCAGCTTAGTTAACAATTGGTTATTGTCTGCCGTTTTATATACTTCATACAATATATTGCTTTCAGTATCTATATTAGCACCTCTCGGCTCAAGAGCCGAGAGTAAAAAAGCCGTCAACCGCGGGGCTTTAATAGGCAGCATCGGACTGGGATTGGGAGCTACAGTCATATATCTGGCATTGACTAAAAGCATGGCTTCCGTAAAAAACCTGGAAGTGCCTATGATATTTATAGCCGGCCGCATCTCTTACCCCGTACAATTGATCTACGCTACAGTCCTTTTAACCGAAATATATACTACAGCCGTAAGCAGCCTATATGGTTTTGTAGCTAGAATAACCGATTTGAGGAGCCCATTGGCAAAATTCCTTATAATCGGTACTGCCGTATTGGCTTTTATTGCCAGCCAGCTCGGATTTTCGACAATGATAAAATATTTGTATCCCTTAGCAGGTTACGGTGGTATTGTAATGTTGGTAGTGCTGGTTATAAATAAGATGAAAGTATCCGTGATAAAATGA